Proteins encoded by one window of Venturia canescens isolate UGA chromosome 2, ASM1945775v1, whole genome shotgun sequence:
- the LOC122406638 gene encoding uncharacterized protein yields the protein MEMLMSVSILIVILSPLGNTSPAYSNERNDNGYSSTNLPSNLSGFERNIEEASEPLPVRSSPAGNVEEIEKFERREIEQLKNLESLSRKVRCKYPRSSWKTRLGKKLAGGPVKPLKNTSSVGSTFAERRIGNVKKKKNLRKAPLANTRIPPNTLRASKTTKRENEQGAQGTVMLQPRLGDNFLLTNKDPNTANDRAPKNNVCQYSGGNDKSTRLASHAPSEAKSVAEMLLKTGHNEQKMQEKSMEVNDPEDAHQPQDSSFPQIPKQQSTVSKRLAENPISFCLPEPTIISEPMKIGIPLNANQEPNIFYLQNGKWSPERNSPDFTNNREMRPEKYSPFGVNQNVRASDLSSYNAQEYIPQRKYTKKPVYQDTLVESAIELDQASSPRDGEFGPLGYSGGSPPKNKKELEECIELYGLEHCIPISGDSRSFALHNLGYDALYENPRIDSRYPGKTSPAIADPSKGGFNQWDYPTRLFEPEKFGSSYSVLGPIEVNGITLDLTAPKPEFQSPVQPPISSFQLGKQKPTSERDNKDQNSHFSATVKYDFVNAEEHQTTPNSSEHYFDASTPSSHRGQDIDRVSDDQATEDYGNVGNASEENGHTTSLSEVVVTGYPEMSNRVLETYQSAQDQSLDRHENVEMESVDSHANNRLIDDVTQGHDKAKDFSEEVAHGQGGINSEERITTPYNYVAEQNQMVDFHVRSDDVTKSSEKMAKQELTSAITDAKEDEDESGTAIAEEDPKNLSESEEDQQSAVNSESYRSLDQNTLPIDRDKYSEGKTTSLTTNSAERISPGTSEDNEDGVSLENPDNKVPQHVNVAATDVSSSNNVEESHNASEEDEDTTDSESILGQTDETVDENEDTLEYGTKILSDLESLKAETQATNQSRDALQHQYGSELTSEDEKILETLLGKAVRDFKKVASSNSSKSVSTSDQLRVTDEMAIARRLLLVPDVQHLALQDARLFISDMDDLMKFGLSTARVADDIIAVLVKNMLDSLATSIEPNLLPVPEVAEPLRSIGQATLSNAQLKEYVTNLIKTSGVTAEEVKSETTENILYRTIEHSLTNAGIKVNKMQIWETLKSAISELQKPGKSSIKNRAVDEQVSLIHTTETPNPGTKKLPLIAVRERAFKNGRWIDKNTFLSSQRNPNETKESPSTSSTKKGKYDLEVTTRQMDRELLADPGRNMSEQLNPDDPNPGMDAGGISAPTEATVGEALSARNESRASDRDDEKIPIKFYSPRDRILAYRKKIQAPKVTFKLKEKTTVSPRTASAQIKDTSSPAVSVVQKFPPTHNVNEVSKAFSESQTAPASNRNLSTNEKFEQKPGCSSSFEPAKNTEKIDEDSLGIVNLGTATEYSPTTDYEENLVTARNKVDSTTTMKDDSVKTMRKLQKNVEKRNRKMSTERVGFSRNKISSKKKSSAIEQSTVAAPEYDPTYFGKITPNAADFPSEKMSDLMHTDLFYVGDGVKIPLKLEKMSDGSWGLSISENICGNIVKQKCPRCIPNEGEIVEDKRPSKKGTSSSETATPSEIENHHFVPDEIGTLDPVDGPKERRTRSFPTTNASPVTEFVERYNLTLNPEDVAASSQFRQNSTEQTSNMETSKSKEDAKVLSTTAISTLLGNSDSNVSGDDSTGRSTNPNTAQILESTAGYPDIVGAKHSEIQAPWEDRIDRVIENPVDDSAHFNSAQNFSHSEDDRITVEPELSIFTNVGNETETTVSWNSSSMNSGTSRELGSVLEYRDDFKAIPDVDENENDQSTEGPVNDSSHSNFGQNLSHPTNYEDIAEPELSEIDSISQLQNTEMDPHRIDEPITYNNAQHFGPVIEHQDVKELELQEVTSVPGTGSTKIVENSHSSRTNRGLPELPKTENIFQAKKAKVMGRWSWVHDLMNSNLQASALKPNVITNPGNIDESVLEKTHNVVKAEHAKVVEYPVDGTVDFNSPQLVSTTTNCQPTIEPEHSEIKSVIQTEKIIVEEKFVDEAMPSENTIIDETRLSTVNNNFEATDFIRISNDSSNNFNFTKSYGPVEDDEGVLRSKLLKINDPLYSAKVQGNLGDDSENPNPLKDLNPMMDYQKIAGAKIRKIKNVRQTENSAVKHSINSPKILNLVRNDDSRMQHEKSDEPEHEISKQNQKKSIEYDDYDLTVMTNEMPKYDYQKDNPILKRIRFIKKKQMGTKSYRYQKYIDDEAQERMDVMTTVLHWLKEVFFYPNALDDDLA from the exons ATGGAAATGTTAATGTCCGTGTCCATCTTGATCGTGATACTGTCACCGCTAGGAAATACGTCTCCAGCATACAGCAATGAAAGAAATGATAACGG CTACTCAAGTACCAACTTACCGTCCAACTTGAGCGGATTTGAAAGGAATATTGAAGAGGCCAGCGAGCCGCTTCCCGTACGGTCAAGTCCTGCTGGAAATGTTGAAGAAATAGAGAAGTTCGAAAGGAGAGAAATCGAACAATTGAAGAATTTAGAATCGCTGAGCCGGAAAGTTCGATGTAAATATCCACGAAGCTCCTGGAAAACTagacttggaaaaaagctCGCAGGCGGCCCGGTAAAACCGCTCAAGAACACTTCCTCTGTCGGATCCACCTTCGCCGAGCGTCGCATcggaaacgttaaaaaaaaaaaaaatttgcgaaaAGCTCCGTTAGCGAATACGAGAATTCCCCCGAATACATTGAGAGCTTCAAAAACAACGAAGCGCGAAAATGAACAAGGAGCTCAAGGAACAGTGATGCTGCAACCACGCcttggagataattttcttTTAACCAATAAGGATCCAAACACAGCGAATGATCGAGCTCCAAAAAATAACGTTTGTCAGTATTCCGGAGGAAACGATAAGTCAACGAGACTCGCATCTCATGCCCCCTCCGAGGCAAAAAGTGTTGCAGAAATGCTCCTTAAGACTGGGCATAACGAGCAGAAGATGCAAGAAAAATCAATGGAGGTCAATGATCCGGAGGATGCGCATCAACCTCAAGACAGTTCATTTCCGCAGATTCCCAAACAACAATCAACCGTTTCGAAGAGATTAGCAGAAAATCCTATTTCATTTTGTCTTCCAGAACCAACGATAATCagtgaaccaatgaaaattggCATTCCACTAAATGCAAATCAAGaaccaaacattttttacctgCAGAATGGCAAATGGTCTCCCGAGCGAAACTCGCCAGATTTTACGAACAACAGAGAGATGAGACCAGAAAAATATTCGCCATTTGGAGTCAATCAAAATGTCCGTGCTTCGGACCTGAGCTCTTATAATGCACAAGAATATATTCCACAGCGAAAATACACCAAAAAACCTGTGTACCAGGACACTTTAGTAGAGAGCGCCATCGAGTTAGATCAAGCTTCTTCCCCTCGTGACGGAGAATTTGGACCCCTAGGATACAGCGGAGGTTCACCGCCGAAAAATAagaaggaattggaggaatgCATCGAATTATACGGCCTCGAACATTGCATCCCGATATCCGGAGATTCCCGGAGTTTCGCCTTACACAATTTAGGATACGATGCTTTGTATGAGAACCCAAGAATCGACTCACGATACCCTGGCAAAACAAGTCCAGCAATCGCAGACCCATCCAAAGGTGGATTCAATCAATGGGATTATCCGACGAGACTTTTCGAGCCTGAGAAATTCGGCAGTAGCTACTCGGTTCTTGGGCCCATCGAAGTTAATGGAATAACCTTGGATCTTACTGCACCAAAGCCTGAGTTCCAATCTCCCGTTCAACCTCCGATCTCATCGTTCCAATTGGGCAAACAGAAACCTACCAGTGAACGAGATAACAAGGATCAAAACTCTCATTTTTCAGCCACCGTCAAATACGATTTTGTTAATGCGGAAGAACATCAAACCACACCAAATTCGAGTGAACACTATTTTGATGCCTCAACGCCATCTAGTCACCGTGGACAAGACATTGATCGAGTCTCCGACGATCAAGCGACTGAGGACTACGGAAATGTTGGCAACGCATCGGAAGAAAATGGACATACAACATCGCTTTCAGAAGTCGTTGTTACCGGGTATCCTGAAATGAGTAATCGAGTATTAGAAACGTACCAATCTGCTCAGGATCAGTCATTGGATCGTCACGAAAATGTTGAGATGGAATCAGTCGATTCTCACGCAAATAATCGCCTCATTGATGACGTTACACAAGGACACGACAAAGCCAAAGATTTTTCTGAGGAAGTGGCACATGGGCAAGGAGGCATCAACTCAGAGGAAAGAATCACAACACCTTACAATTACGTGGCAGAACAAAATCAAATGGTAGATTTTCACGTTCGTTCCGACGATGTCACAAAGTCTTcggaaaaaatggcaaaacaaGAATTAACCTCAGCCATTACTGATGCGAAAGAAGACGAAGATGAATCCGGTACGGCGATCGCTGAAGAAGATCCGAAGAACCTTTCGGAATCAGAAGAAGATCAGCAGTCAGCAGTGAATTCTGAAAGTTATCGATCGCTCGATCAAAATACACTTCCGATCGATCGCGACAAGTACTCCGAAGGAAAAACGACCAGCCTAACGACGAACTCCGCAGAAAGGATCTCCCCTGGAACCTCTGAAGATAACGAAGACGGCGTTTCGCTCGAAAATCCTGACAACAAAGTACCTCAGCACGTGAATGTAGCCGCGACAGACGTAAGTAGCTCAAATAATGTTGAAGAAAGTCACAACGCATCGGAGGAAGATGAAGACACTACCGATTCGGAATCAATTCTTGGCCAGACCGATGAGACCGTCGATGAAAATGAAGATACTTTGGAGTATGGGACAAAGATACTCTCCGACTTGGAGTCTTTGAAGGCCGAAACTCAGGCGACCAACCAGAGCCGCGATGCATTGCAACATCAATATGGCAGTGAGTTAACGTCGGAAGATGAGAAAATCTTGGAAACATTGCTCGGCAAAGCAGTGCGTGATTTCAAAAAAGTAGCGTCCTCTAATTCCTCGAAAAGCGTATCCACGTCGGATCAACTAAGGGTGACTGATGAAATGGCAATCGCGCGGAGGCTTCTTCTCGTACCGGATGTCCAGCATCTTGCACTGCAGGACGCAAGACTTTTTATTTCCGACATGGATGACTTGATGAAGTTCGGCCTGTCAACGGCCCGGGTAGCGGATGACATTATTGCTGTTCTTGTAAAAAATATGTTGGACAGCTTGGCAACTTCGATCGAACCTAATCTGCTGCCAGTTCCGGAGGTGGCAGAGCCATTGCGGTCGATTGGTCAGGCAACGCTTTCGAACGCACAGTTAAAAGAATACGTCACAAATCTTATAAAAACGTCTGGAGTCACAGCTGAGGAAGTCAAATCCGAGACCACGGAAAACATTCTTTACAGAACGATTGAACACTCGTTGACGAATGCCGGAATAAAAGTAAATAAGATGCAAATTTGGGAGACCCTGAAAAGTGCTATTTCCGAATTACAAAAGCCTGGTAAAAGTTCAATCAAAAATCGAGCGGTTGACGAACAAGTATCTTTGATCCACACTACCGAAACACCGAATCCGGGAACTAAAAAGCTTCCGCTTATAGCAGTCAGAGAACGGGCTTTCAAAAACGGACGTTGGATAGACAAAAACACTTTTCTCAGCAGTCAAAGAAATCCCAACGAGACAAAAGAATCGCCCAGCACCAGttccacgaaaaaagggaaataTGATTTGGAAGTCACGACTAGGCAAATGGACCGTGAACTTCTAGCTGACCCTGGAAGGAACATGAGCGAACAACTCAACCCGGATGATCCCAATCCAGGAATGGATGCAGGAGGAATCAGTGCTCCGACTGAGGCGACTGTTGGAGAGGCTCTGTCAGCGAGGAACGAATCGAGAGCTAGCGATCGAGACGATGAAAAGATTCCGATTAAGTTTTATTCGCCGAGAGATCGAATATTGGcgtacaggaaaaaaattcaagctcCTAAAGTAACGTTcaagttgaaagaaaaaacgacggTTTCTCCTCGCACTGCCAGCGCACAAATTAAAGACACTTCGTCCCCAGCTGTCTCAGTGGTCCAAAAATTTCCTCCAACTCACAATGTGAACGAGGTTTCAAAGGCTTTCAGTGAATCTCAAACAGCACCGGCATCAAACCGAAATCTATcgacgaatgagaaatttgAGCAGAAACCAGGTTGCTCGAGCAGCTTCGAGCCCGCCAAAAATACTGAGAAGATCGATGAAGATAGTCTCGGCATTGTGAATCTTGGTACTGCTACTGAGTACAGCCCAACGACAGATTACGAGGAAAATTTAGTGACCGCAAGAAACAAGGTCGATTCAACAACGACGATGAAGGATGATTCCGTtaaaacaatgagaaaactTCAGAAAAACGTAGAGAAAAGGAACCGAAAAATGTCCACCGAACGAGTCGGTTTCTCGCGAAATAAAAtctcaagtaaaaaaaaatcatctgcGATCGAACAATCGACTGTCGCAGCCCCGGAATACGATCCAACGTACTTCGGAAAGATAACTCCGAACGCGGCTGACTTTCCcagtgaaaaaatgtccgaTCTGATGCACACAGACTTATTTTACGTCGGCGATGGGGTTAAAATTCCGTTGAAACTTGAGAAAATGTCTGACGGCTCCTGGGGACTCTCGATATCCGAGAATATTTGTGGCAATATCGTCAAACAGAAGTGTCCACGCTGCATACCGAACGAAGGAGAAATTGTGGAAGACAAAAGACCCTCGAAAAAAGGCACAAGCAGCAGCGAGACTGCCACACCAAGTGAGATAGAAAATCATCATTTCGTCCCTGATGAAATTGGCACTCTGGATCCCGTTGATGGTCCGAAAGAGCGTCGCACTCGCTCGTTTCCGACTACCAATGCGTCACCTGTCACCGAATTCGTTGAAAGATACAATCTGACACTCAATCCGGAAGATGTTGCGGCGTCTTCACAATTCCGGCAAAATTCGACCGAGCAAACCAGCAACATGGAAACTTCGAAATCCAAGGAGGACGCAAAAGTCTTAAGTACGACAGCGATTTCGACACTCCTCGGGAATTCAGACTCGAACGTGTCTGGCGATGATTCTACCGGTCGTTCAACCAATCCGAACACTGCACAAATACTCGAGTCCACGGCGGGGTATCCGGACATCGTCGGAGCAAAACATTCGGAAATTCAGGCTCCGTGGGAAGATCGAATTGACAGAGTCATTGAAAATCCTGTCGATGACTCGGCACATTTCAATTCCGCACAAAATTTCAGCCACTCGGAGGATGATCGGATCACTGTGGAACCTGAACTCTCCATCTTCACGAACGTTGGAAACGAG ACAGAAACAACAGTGAGTTGGAATTCCAGCTCAATGAATTCCGGAACTTCGCGAGAACTCGGATCCGTGCTAGAGTATCGCGATGATTTTAAGGCAATTCCTGATGtagatgaaaatgaaaatgaccaAAGTACTGAAGGTCCTGTCAATGATTCCTCGCACTCGAATTTTGGACAAAATCTTAGCCACCCAACAAACTACGAGGACATCGCAGAACCAGAACTCTCAGAAATCGATAGCATCTCCCAACTCCAAAACACGGAAATGGATCCGCATCGTATTGATGAGCCAATAACTTATAATAATGCACAACATTTCGGGCCTGTGATTGAACATCAGGACGTCAAAGAACTGGAGCTTCAGGAAGTCACCTCCGTACCTGGAACCGGAAGCACCAAGATCGTGGAGAATTCTCATTCCTCGAGAACCAATCGAGGGTTGCCGGAACTCCCGAAaaccgaaaatatttttcaagctaAAAAAGCCAAAGTTATGGGTCGTTGGTCGTGGGTCCACGATTTAATGAATTCCAATTTACAAGCCTCTGCACTAAAACCCAACGTCATTACGAATCCTGGAAACATCGACGAATCGGTACTCGAGAAAACTCACAATGTAGTTAAAGCTGAACATGCCAAAGTCGTGGAATACCCTGTCGATGGCACTGTAGATTTCAATTCCCCGCAACTCGTTAGCACCACGACGAACTGTCAGCCAACCATCGAACCGGAACATTCGGAAATTAAGAGCGTTATCCAAaccgaaaaaatcattgtcgaggaaaaatttgttgacGAGGCGATGCCTTCTGAAAATACGATTATTGACGAGACGAGACTTTCGACAGTGAACAATAATTTCGAAGCTACTGACTTCATAAGAATTTCTAACGATAGTTCAAACAATTTCAATTTTACTAAAAGTTATGGCCCCGTGGAAGACGATGAAGGAGTCCTCCGGTCGAAACTCCTGAAAATCAACGATCCACTGTACAGTGCCAAAGTCCAGGGGAACCTGGGTGACGATTCGGAGAATCCAAATCCATTAAAAGACCTCAATCCGATGATGGACTATCAGAAGATTGCCGGAgcaaaaatccgaaaaatcaAGAATGTACGTCAGACCGAGAACTCCGCAGTTAAGCATTCGATCAACAgcccaaaaattctgaatCTCGTACGTAACGACGATTCGAGGATGCAGCACGAAAAGTCTGATGAACCCGAACACGAGATTTCCAAGCAGAACcagaaaaaatcaatcgagtACGACGATTATGATCTGACCGTGATGACGaacgaaatgccgaaataCGATTACCAAAAGGACAATCCAATTTTAAAAAGAATACGGTTtatcaagaaaaaacaaatgggCACGAAATCTTACAGGTACCAAAAATACATTGATGACGAAGCTCAAGAAAGGATGGACGTTATGACAACTGTATTGCACTGGTTgaaagaagtttttttttatcccaacGCCCTTGATGATGATTTGGCCTGA